Proteins encoded within one genomic window of Bradyrhizobium sp. CB1717:
- a CDS encoding ABC transporter substrate-binding protein: protein MLAVGMTCGVLAPAGGITVADAKSLDIVFVSPGKTGEVYWDMVAQTMRAAGRKLDAHVEVLTSERNYRTMQELGFGVVARADKPDFLILSNEESAAVPILEAAEAAGVRTLLLSNTLIGEDAKRLGAPRQKLRTWLGDITTDLQTAGARMANALISAARAEKWQSSDGKIHILGIGGDEITPASIARNAGLKLAADAAPDVVVDRMLFANWTQSEAEQVTANYLRWAARKEIRPAGIWAGNDPMALGALRAIAAAGLMPGRNIEVVGLNWSDDALREIKAGRLLLTDGGHFLLGGWSIVLLRDYADGCDFADASPRVEVKTSAITRDNLASVGDLIKTRAFDRIDFTRFRAKAGHCGQYDFSLDALVSSLPLPDGVGD, encoded by the coding sequence ATGCTCGCCGTGGGCATGACCTGCGGCGTGCTGGCGCCGGCAGGCGGTATCACCGTGGCCGATGCCAAGTCCCTCGATATCGTCTTCGTGAGCCCCGGCAAGACCGGCGAGGTCTACTGGGACATGGTTGCCCAGACCATGCGGGCCGCCGGCCGCAAGCTCGATGCGCATGTCGAGGTGCTGACCAGCGAGCGCAACTACCGCACCATGCAGGAGCTCGGGTTCGGCGTGGTGGCGCGGGCCGACAAGCCCGACTTCCTCATCCTCTCGAACGAGGAATCCGCCGCCGTTCCGATCCTGGAGGCGGCCGAGGCCGCCGGGGTCAGGACGCTGCTGCTGTCGAACACGCTGATCGGCGAGGACGCGAAGCGTCTCGGGGCGCCGCGCCAGAAGCTCAGGACCTGGCTCGGCGACATCACGACCGATCTTCAGACCGCGGGCGCGCGGATGGCGAATGCGCTGATCAGCGCGGCGCGTGCCGAGAAATGGCAGAGCTCGGACGGCAAGATCCACATTCTCGGCATCGGCGGCGACGAGATCACGCCGGCCTCGATCGCACGCAACGCCGGTCTCAAGCTTGCTGCGGACGCTGCGCCCGACGTGGTGGTGGACCGGATGCTGTTTGCCAACTGGACACAGTCCGAGGCCGAGCAGGTCACGGCGAATTATCTTCGCTGGGCTGCGCGCAAGGAAATCCGGCCCGCCGGCATCTGGGCCGGGAACGATCCGATGGCGCTCGGCGCGCTCCGCGCGATCGCCGCTGCCGGCCTCATGCCCGGTCGGAACATCGAAGTGGTCGGCCTCAACTGGTCGGATGACGCGCTGCGCGAGATCAAGGCCGGCCGCCTTCTGCTGACCGACGGCGGGCACTTCCTGCTCGGCGGCTGGTCGATCGTCCTGCTCCGCGACTATGCCGACGGCTGCGATTTCGCCGACGCTTCGCCCCGGGTCGAGGTCAAGACATCCGCCATCACGCGCGACAACCTCGCATCGGTCGGCGACCTCATCAAGACGCGCGCCTTCGACCGGATCGATTTCACGCGGTTCAGGGCGAAGGCGGGACATTGCGGCCAGTATGACTTTTCCCTCGATGCGCTGGTCTCGTCCCTGCCGCTTCCGGACGGCGTCGGCGATTGA
- a CDS encoding amino acid ABC transporter permease — MSLQLDFPAVLERWPSFLAGAVLTLELAAFATVLGALLGTLAAVGRGTHNALIAGACKAYVETIRNTPLLVQIFLVYFGLASLGLKFSAFAVAVAALTINVGAYTAEIMRAGFEAIPRGQIEAAEGLALSRLQIYWHIILLPAVEKVYPALTSQFVLLMLASSVCSQISAEELTAVANYIQSDTYRAFETYIIVAVLYVILSLVMRAGFWGLGLVLFPRRRRLGTPL; from the coding sequence ATGAGCCTGCAACTCGACTTTCCCGCAGTGCTGGAGCGTTGGCCGAGTTTTCTCGCCGGCGCCGTCCTCACGCTGGAGCTTGCCGCGTTCGCGACGGTGCTCGGCGCCCTGCTCGGCACGCTCGCGGCGGTCGGACGCGGAACGCATAACGCGCTGATCGCGGGCGCCTGCAAGGCCTATGTCGAGACCATCCGCAACACGCCGCTCCTGGTGCAGATATTCCTGGTTTATTTCGGCCTCGCCAGCCTCGGGCTGAAATTCTCCGCTTTCGCGGTCGCCGTGGCCGCGCTGACCATCAATGTCGGCGCCTACACCGCCGAGATCATGCGCGCCGGCTTCGAGGCGATCCCGCGCGGACAGATCGAGGCGGCCGAAGGGCTGGCGCTGTCGCGGCTCCAGATCTACTGGCACATCATCCTGCTGCCGGCGGTCGAGAAGGTGTATCCGGCGCTGACCAGCCAGTTCGTGCTCTTGATGCTGGCCTCCTCGGTTTGCTCGCAGATCTCGGCCGAGGAGCTCACCGCGGTCGCCAACTACATCCAGTCGGACACCTATCGCGCGTTCGAGACCTACATCATCGTCGCCGTGCTCTACGTCATCCTGTCGCTGGTGATGCGCGCCGGCTTCTGGGGCCTCGGCCTCGTGCTGTTCCCGCGCCGGCGCCGGCTCGGCACGCCGCTGTGA
- a CDS encoding ribokinase: MILVFGSLNIDLVAQVPVIPGPGRTVLAPSYQTHFGGKGANQAVATARIAGPGQVRMAGRVGRDGFGDSAIENLRENGIDTAFVVRCDEPTGCAFITVDQSGENAITVASGANMAASAADLPAELFGPDTVLVLQMEVPFAEALEAARRTTLSCGTVIWNLAPVPETMTRTMVTELLAVTDYLLVNEHEALDAAAAVDMGPSDYEAAAAALARAGDLTCVVTAGAQGALAVAADGTRLRAPAPRITPVDTTGAGDTFVGAFAAMLSEKVPLQTALQVGCEAAAQKCLTPGAQAGMPMRGAISSLT; this comes from the coding sequence ATGATCCTGGTGTTCGGGTCGCTCAACATCGATCTGGTCGCACAGGTCCCGGTCATTCCGGGTCCCGGCCGGACGGTGCTCGCCCCGTCCTACCAGACCCATTTCGGCGGCAAGGGCGCCAACCAGGCCGTCGCCACCGCGCGGATTGCTGGACCGGGACAAGTCCGGATGGCGGGCCGCGTCGGCCGGGATGGATTTGGCGACAGCGCGATCGAGAACCTCCGGGAGAACGGCATCGACACGGCTTTCGTCGTCAGGTGCGACGAGCCGACCGGCTGCGCCTTCATCACGGTCGATCAATCCGGCGAGAACGCGATCACGGTGGCCAGCGGTGCCAACATGGCCGCGAGCGCCGCTGACCTGCCGGCCGAGCTTTTCGGTCCCGACACGGTGCTGGTGCTGCAGATGGAGGTGCCGTTCGCAGAGGCGCTGGAAGCGGCGCGCCGGACGACATTGTCCTGCGGCACCGTTATCTGGAATCTCGCGCCGGTTCCGGAGACCATGACCCGCACCATGGTCACGGAGCTTCTGGCGGTCACCGACTATCTTCTCGTCAACGAGCACGAGGCGCTGGATGCCGCCGCAGCCGTCGACATGGGCCCGTCGGATTATGAAGCCGCAGCCGCGGCACTCGCGAGGGCCGGCGATCTCACCTGCGTCGTGACGGCCGGCGCGCAAGGTGCTCTCGCGGTCGCAGCGGACGGAACCCGTTTGCGCGCGCCCGCCCCGCGCATCACGCCGGTGGACACCACCGGGGCCGGCGATACCTTCGTCGGCGCGTTTGCGGCGATGCTCAGCGAGAAGGTTCCGCTGCAAACCGCCCTCCAGGTCGGATGCGAAGCGGCGGCCCAGAAGTGCCTCACGCCGGGCGCGCAGGCCGGCATGCCAATGCGTGGCGCGATCTCATCGCTGACCTGA
- a CDS encoding FadR/GntR family transcriptional regulator, which produces MELKRTAEGEKGFEKVFAFLRERLLAGSLKPGDRLISERELATLLGVSRPIVREALRALTVLGIVEIRDRIGTVVTRPDVSVLNDFFTFALAQQADMLDDVMQARVAIECQAIRLACERANIADFERLQRALAKIGETIDEADAGGMADFEFHRAIVVASHSETLTVLHSSMAGLLTHSHRSRRELVQAFPSMKTYLIDDHRRIFEAVIARDPERADATLRKHFAIGDEYRRRAVVGDIDKTNASG; this is translated from the coding sequence ATGGAGCTCAAGCGGACCGCCGAAGGCGAAAAAGGGTTCGAGAAGGTGTTCGCCTTCCTGCGCGAACGCCTGCTTGCGGGCTCGCTCAAGCCCGGCGACCGCCTCATCTCCGAACGCGAGCTGGCCACCCTGCTCGGCGTCAGCCGGCCGATCGTCCGCGAGGCGCTACGCGCCCTCACCGTGCTCGGCATCGTCGAGATCCGCGATCGCATCGGCACCGTGGTGACCCGGCCTGATGTCTCCGTGCTGAATGACTTCTTCACCTTCGCGCTGGCCCAGCAGGCCGACATGCTCGACGACGTCATGCAGGCGCGCGTCGCGATCGAATGCCAGGCGATCCGGCTCGCCTGCGAGCGCGCCAACATTGCCGATTTCGAACGCCTGCAGCGCGCGCTCGCCAAGATCGGAGAGACGATCGACGAGGCCGATGCCGGCGGCATGGCCGACTTCGAGTTCCATCGCGCCATCGTCGTCGCATCGCATTCGGAGACGCTGACGGTGCTGCACTCTTCGATGGCGGGCCTGCTGACACATTCGCATCGCAGCCGCCGCGAGCTGGTGCAGGCCTTCCCGTCGATGAAGACCTATCTGATCGACGACCACCGCCGCATCTTCGAAGCGGTGATCGCGCGCGATCCCGAACGGGCGGATGCGACGCTGCGCAAGCATTTTGCCATCGGCGACGAATACCGCAGGCGCGCCGTCGTCGGCGACATCGACAAGACCAACGCTTCAGGCTGA
- a CDS encoding amino acid ABC transporter permease produces MGGHLNINHLMFLGQGALWTIGLSVIALIGGGIVGFIIALARISPLKSVRLASATYVQLVQGTPLLVILFLGYFGLAAIGLKVSPLTAASASLTLYVAAYVGEIWRGCIQSVPKPQWEAAEGLALSRTQRMIKVILPQAIRIATPPTVGFMVQIIKNTSLASVVGFVELMRSGQIVNNSLFEPFAIYAIIAVTYFAMCYPLSLFSQRLERRMGRGRSNLAPA; encoded by the coding sequence ATGGGCGGACATCTCAACATCAACCATCTGATGTTCCTCGGCCAGGGCGCGCTGTGGACCATTGGCCTGTCGGTGATCGCGCTGATCGGCGGCGGCATCGTCGGCTTCATCATCGCGCTGGCGCGGATCTCGCCGCTGAAATCGGTGCGGCTCGCCAGCGCAACCTATGTCCAGCTCGTTCAGGGCACGCCGCTGCTCGTCATCCTGTTCCTCGGCTATTTCGGCCTCGCCGCGATCGGCCTCAAGGTCTCGCCCCTCACGGCCGCCAGCGCCTCGCTCACGCTCTATGTCGCCGCCTATGTCGGCGAGATCTGGCGCGGCTGCATCCAGTCCGTGCCGAAGCCGCAATGGGAGGCCGCCGAAGGCCTCGCATTAAGCCGGACCCAGCGCATGATCAAGGTGATCCTGCCGCAGGCGATCCGCATCGCGACGCCGCCGACCGTCGGCTTCATGGTGCAGATCATCAAGAACACCTCGCTCGCCTCGGTGGTCGGCTTCGTCGAGCTGATGCGCTCGGGCCAGATCGTCAACAACTCGCTGTTCGAGCCGTTCGCCATCTACGCCATCATCGCCGTCACCTATTTCGCCATGTGCTATCCGCTGTCGCTGTTCAGCCAGAGGCTGGAGCGGCGGATGGGGCGCGGCAGGTCCAACCTCGCACCGGCCTGA
- the rpiB gene encoding ribose 5-phosphate isomerase B translates to MRLVIGSDHAGWPLKQTVIDHIRKLGHDIVDVGSYDDKPVDFPDIARAVAQKVTSGEAARGIMVCGTGVGASIAANKMKGIRAAVCHDVHSAHQSVEHDDVNVMCIGAQIVGAWLAVDLVSSYLTAEFSTDEDFRRRVEKLRVMDEQG, encoded by the coding sequence ATGCGTCTCGTCATCGGATCCGACCACGCCGGCTGGCCGCTCAAGCAGACTGTCATCGACCATATCCGCAAGCTCGGCCACGACATCGTCGACGTCGGCTCCTATGACGACAAGCCGGTGGACTTCCCCGACATCGCCCGGGCGGTGGCGCAGAAAGTGACCTCGGGCGAAGCCGCCCGTGGCATCATGGTGTGCGGCACCGGCGTCGGCGCTTCCATCGCCGCCAACAAGATGAAGGGCATCCGCGCCGCGGTCTGCCATGACGTGCATTCGGCGCATCAGAGCGTCGAGCATGACGATGTGAACGTCATGTGCATCGGCGCACAGATCGTCGGCGCCTGGCTCGCCGTGGACCTCGTCTCATCCTACCTCACCGCTGAATTCTCCACCGACGAGGATTTCCGCCGCCGCGTCGAAAAACTGCGCGTCATGGACGAGCAAGGCTGA
- a CDS encoding transporter substrate-binding domain-containing protein, which yields MTNKTLLGTTAALCGLIMMAATPASADLLDDITQAKKIRISTDLAIPPSGMMDSSMKPTGSDVEVAQLLAKDWGLELEFIQTTGATRIPNVLTGKADIIISTLSVTPERAKVIDFTKRYATLQSDVGCMKSSTVKDWPDLKDKSIGVSRGTTQDTTLSNMKDKDLKIARYDDDATMVTAAVSGQVDCVGSSATIINQIGVKNPSRVFESRIPLATFDLAIGLKKGEQRLMDKLNAWITENVKNGKLNAIYKKFHGVDLPADMRS from the coding sequence ATGACAAACAAGACATTGCTGGGCACCACCGCCGCATTGTGCGGCCTCATCATGATGGCGGCGACGCCGGCATCCGCCGACCTGCTCGACGACATCACGCAGGCGAAGAAGATCCGCATCTCGACCGACCTCGCCATCCCGCCCTCGGGCATGATGGACTCGAGCATGAAGCCGACCGGCTCGGACGTCGAGGTCGCGCAGCTGCTCGCCAAGGACTGGGGGCTCGAGCTCGAGTTCATCCAGACCACGGGGGCGACCCGCATCCCCAACGTCCTCACCGGCAAGGCCGACATCATCATCTCGACCCTGTCGGTGACGCCCGAACGCGCCAAGGTGATCGACTTCACCAAGCGCTATGCGACGCTGCAATCCGACGTCGGCTGCATGAAGTCGTCGACGGTCAAGGATTGGCCGGACCTGAAGGACAAGTCGATCGGCGTCTCGCGCGGCACCACGCAGGACACCACCCTGTCCAACATGAAGGACAAGGACCTCAAGATCGCCCGCTACGACGACGACGCCACCATGGTGACCGCGGCCGTGTCCGGCCAGGTCGATTGCGTCGGCTCGTCCGCGACCATCATCAACCAGATCGGGGTGAAGAATCCCTCGCGCGTATTCGAGTCCCGGATTCCGCTGGCGACCTTCGACCTCGCCATCGGCCTGAAGAAGGGCGAGCAGCGCCTGATGGACAAGCTCAACGCCTGGATCACCGAGAACGTCAAAAACGGCAAGCTCAACGCGATCTACAAGAAATTCCACGGCGTCGATCTGCCGGCGGACATGCGTAGCTGA
- a CDS encoding NAD(P)-dependent oxidoreductase, protein MGRNDKGKVGFIGIGTMGREMVRNLLVAGHAVRVFDLNEAALTDSVKDGSTRAKSPADAAEGTDIVITMLPDTPHVEATIYGEHGLLKSPPSGKLIVDMSTISPVAVRRIHGDLQKIGVSFIDAPVSGGPVGAKNAALSIMAGGDAAAFAQAEPFFRAMGTTITHVGASGAGQTVKLCNQLICGINIQAICEALALGRASGLDLNLLRRVLLGGSAASWMLDKLGPAMIAGDVSAGFRIDLQLKDLRLVQEHAQALNVPLPGTALVTSQYVDARAHGEGSNGNQALFRVYDRMTNQTTG, encoded by the coding sequence ATGGGACGGAACGACAAGGGCAAGGTCGGCTTCATCGGCATCGGCACGATGGGCCGCGAGATGGTGCGCAACCTGCTGGTGGCCGGCCACGCGGTCCGCGTCTTCGATCTCAACGAGGCCGCCCTGACCGACAGCGTCAAGGACGGCTCGACGCGCGCCAAGAGTCCCGCCGATGCTGCGGAAGGCACCGATATCGTCATCACCATGCTGCCCGACACGCCCCATGTCGAGGCGACCATCTACGGGGAGCACGGCCTCCTGAAGTCACCGCCGTCAGGCAAGCTGATCGTCGACATGAGCACGATCTCGCCGGTCGCGGTCCGCCGCATCCATGGCGACCTGCAGAAGATTGGCGTCAGCTTCATCGATGCACCGGTTTCGGGCGGGCCAGTCGGCGCCAAGAACGCCGCGCTCTCGATCATGGCCGGCGGCGATGCGGCTGCCTTCGCGCAGGCCGAGCCGTTCTTCCGCGCGATGGGCACGACCATCACCCATGTCGGCGCGTCCGGCGCCGGCCAGACGGTCAAGCTCTGCAATCAGCTGATCTGCGGCATCAACATCCAGGCGATCTGCGAGGCGCTGGCGCTCGGACGCGCTTCGGGCCTCGATCTCAATCTGCTGCGCCGGGTGCTGCTCGGTGGCTCCGCCGCCTCCTGGATGCTCGACAAGCTCGGCCCCGCGATGATCGCGGGCGACGTCTCCGCCGGCTTCCGGATCGATCTGCAGCTCAAGGACCTCCGCCTGGTGCAGGAGCACGCGCAGGCCCTGAACGTGCCCCTGCCCGGCACCGCGCTGGTCACCAGCCAATATGTCGATGCGCGCGCCCATGGCGAAGGCAGCAACGGCAACCAGGCGCTGTTCCGCGTCTATGATCGCATGACCAACCAGACCACCGGCTGA
- a CDS encoding sensor domain-containing phosphodiesterase, which translates to MTDPDGNGQAAPPRLRSVVRAMIWATVPVLLLVQLLASAGVEATSFWSQIRQLDARIARTAESRAELIAEPLWKMRYDQVTGVLNEIMHDETIAAAAVYDDTGVAIARVVARPSDQGVAEISRPIKYSNGNIAVQAGRIAIAYSYATVYADTGSRLMLLLIVGLLATLATVVAMRISANIFIGRPLAAIMSAIQRSKQDGRAYPAEIRSANEFGQLAQAFNAMQHTTSGALDRLGHMASHDPLTGLPNRRSLSERLVTLSGDAGSPDSLIAFCFIDLDDFKGINDTFGHDAGDRFLVHISERLRDAVEPQDWVARLGGDEFVVIRPEVSNETTAQVFARQLLDAISEPVRLHDKQVVPRASIGLAVRRAGDPELSHLPALADIALYHAKSKAPGTVAVLDEALQRDYRRRRDLELAIPAGFAEGQFEVWYQGQVDLESAAVVGLEALIRWRHPDHGVIGPGEFLPLIERSGNNARLTRYVLTDACRALQRLAAAGRPDIRIAINLPPSELADHSLAAELRATCARFDVAASMLELEITEGSLINNIASASETLHRLRRLGATIALDDFGTGYSSLAHLRRFPLDKVKIDKAFISEIPDSAEDKAIVGVIASLAGTLGLTLVAEGIERAEQAEAMREMGVTLGQGYLYHRPQPLAAVLQWLEGQAAESRVTDSPSIAPEFAA; encoded by the coding sequence ATGACCGATCCGGACGGCAACGGGCAGGCAGCGCCGCCGCGCTTGCGCTCGGTCGTCCGCGCGATGATCTGGGCCACCGTGCCGGTCCTGCTGCTGGTGCAATTGCTCGCCTCCGCCGGTGTCGAGGCCACCAGCTTCTGGTCGCAGATCCGGCAGCTCGATGCCCGCATTGCCCGCACCGCCGAGAGCCGCGCCGAGCTGATCGCCGAGCCGCTCTGGAAGATGCGTTACGACCAGGTCACGGGCGTGCTCAACGAGATCATGCACGACGAGACCATCGCGGCGGCGGCCGTCTATGACGACACCGGCGTTGCGATTGCCCGCGTGGTGGCGCGCCCCTCGGACCAGGGGGTCGCGGAAATCTCGCGCCCCATCAAGTACAGCAACGGCAACATCGCCGTGCAGGCCGGACGCATCGCGATCGCCTATTCCTATGCGACCGTGTATGCCGATACCGGCAGCCGGCTGATGCTGCTGCTCATCGTCGGCCTGCTCGCAACGCTCGCCACCGTGGTGGCGATGCGCATCTCGGCCAACATCTTTATCGGCAGGCCGCTCGCCGCGATCATGTCGGCGATCCAGCGCAGCAAGCAGGACGGCCGCGCCTATCCGGCCGAGATCAGATCCGCGAACGAATTCGGCCAGCTCGCGCAGGCCTTCAACGCCATGCAGCACACGACGTCGGGCGCGCTCGACCGGCTCGGGCACATGGCATCGCACGATCCGCTGACGGGCCTGCCCAACCGGCGCTCGCTGTCGGAGCGCCTCGTGACCTTGAGCGGCGATGCCGGCTCGCCGGACTCCCTGATCGCCTTCTGCTTCATCGACCTCGACGACTTCAAGGGCATCAACGACACCTTCGGCCACGATGCCGGCGACAGGTTCCTGGTCCACATCTCCGAACGACTTCGCGACGCAGTCGAGCCGCAGGATTGGGTCGCGCGGCTCGGCGGCGACGAGTTCGTCGTGATCCGTCCCGAGGTCAGCAATGAGACGACCGCGCAGGTCTTCGCGCGCCAGCTGCTGGATGCGATCTCGGAGCCGGTTCGGCTGCACGACAAGCAGGTCGTGCCGCGCGCCAGCATCGGCCTTGCCGTGCGCCGCGCCGGCGATCCCGAATTGTCGCATTTGCCGGCGCTCGCCGACATCGCGCTCTACCATGCCAAGAGCAAGGCGCCAGGCACCGTCGCGGTGCTGGACGAGGCGCTGCAGCGCGACTACCGCCGCCGCAGGGATCTGGAGCTTGCCATTCCCGCAGGGTTTGCCGAGGGACAGTTCGAGGTCTGGTATCAAGGCCAGGTCGACCTCGAGAGCGCGGCCGTCGTCGGCCTCGAGGCGCTCATTCGCTGGCGTCACCCTGACCATGGCGTGATTGGCCCCGGCGAATTCCTGCCGCTGATCGAGCGCAGCGGCAACAATGCCCGGCTGACGCGCTATGTGCTGACCGACGCCTGCCGCGCGCTGCAACGCCTGGCCGCCGCCGGCAGGCCGGATATCAGGATCGCGATCAATCTGCCGCCGTCAGAGCTCGCCGACCATTCGCTGGCCGCCGAGCTGCGCGCGACCTGCGCGCGCTTCGATGTCGCGGCATCGATGCTCGAGCTCGAGATCACCGAGGGCTCGCTGATCAACAACATCGCCAGCGCGTCCGAAACGTTGCATCGCCTGCGGCGGCTGGGAGCCACGATCGCACTCGACGATTTCGGCACAGGCTACTCTTCGCTCGCCCATCTGCGGCGCTTCCCGCTCGACAAGGTCAAGATCGACAAGGCCTTCATCAGCGAGATTCCCGATAGCGCCGAAGACAAGGCGATCGTCGGCGTCATCGCATCGCTCGCCGGCACTTTGGGGCTTACGCTCGTCGCCGAGGGCATCGAGCGGGCCGAGCAGGCCGAGGCCATGCGCGAGATGGGCGTGACGCTTGGGCAAGGCTATCTCTACCACCGGCCGCAGCCGCTCGCGGCCGTGCTGCAATGGCTCGAAGGGCAGGCTGCCGAGAGCCGCGTCACCGACAGCCCCTCGATTGCGCCCGAATTCGCCGCTTGA
- a CDS encoding sulfite exporter TauE/SafE family protein → MAFLFVLTVGLIAGTISGIVGTGSSIMLMPVLVYAYGPKEAVPIMAVASVMANFSRILAWWREVDWRACAAYSVTGIPAAALGARTLLALPAHAVDLAIGTFLIVMVPVRHWLARHDLKANLWHLAIGGAIIGYLTGIVVSTGPLSVPLFLFYGLSKGAFLATEAASSLGLYFAKSVTFERFGALTGDVFLKGLIAGGSLMSGAFIAKRFVLHLKPDVFRLLMDAIMIAAGLSMLWNAAQP, encoded by the coding sequence TTGGCCTTTCTCTTCGTCCTCACCGTCGGCCTCATCGCCGGCACCATTTCCGGCATCGTCGGCACCGGCTCGTCGATCATGCTGATGCCGGTGCTGGTCTATGCCTACGGGCCGAAGGAGGCCGTGCCGATCATGGCGGTGGCCTCGGTGATGGCGAATTTTTCGCGGATCCTGGCCTGGTGGCGCGAGGTCGACTGGCGGGCCTGCGCGGCCTATTCGGTGACGGGCATTCCGGCCGCCGCGCTCGGCGCGCGGACGCTGCTGGCCCTGCCCGCGCACGCCGTCGATCTCGCCATCGGCACCTTCCTGATCGTGATGGTGCCGGTGCGACACTGGCTGGCGCGGCATGACCTCAAGGCCAATCTCTGGCATCTCGCGATCGGCGGCGCGATCATCGGCTATCTCACTGGCATCGTGGTCTCAACCGGCCCGCTCAGCGTGCCGCTGTTCCTGTTCTACGGCCTCTCCAAAGGCGCCTTCCTCGCCACCGAGGCCGCCTCCTCGCTCGGGCTCTATTTTGCGAAATCGGTGACGTTCGAACGTTTCGGCGCGCTGACCGGCGACGTGTTCCTCAAAGGCCTGATCGCGGGGGGCTCGCTGATGTCGGGCGCCTTCATCGCAAAACGCTTCGTGCTGCACCTGAAGCCGGACGTGTTCCGCCTCTTGATGGACGCGATCATGATCGCGGCCGGGCTCTCGATGCTCTGGAACGCGGCGCAGCCGTGA
- a CDS encoding amino acid ABC transporter ATP-binding protein: MQQNSSSEPIVSLRNVQKSFGPLRVLDGVSFAVERGEVLALIGRSGSGKSTALRCIDRFEKVDGGEIVVCGHRVDRPDVDLRALRQDVGIVFQSYNLFPHLTIEQNITLAPCAVKGMATAQARDLARKVLAQVGLEEKLHAYPEQLSGGQQQRAAIARSLAMQPKVMLFDEVTSALDPELTAEVLKVIEQLAADGMTMVMVTHEMGFAKGIADRIVFMHRGKVHETGPASILTSPTTPELTQFVGTGNLKS; this comes from the coding sequence ATGCAGCAGAACTCCTCCTCCGAACCGATCGTCTCGCTCCGCAACGTGCAGAAGAGCTTCGGCCCGCTGCGAGTGCTCGACGGCGTCTCCTTTGCGGTCGAGCGCGGCGAAGTGCTGGCGCTGATCGGCCGCTCCGGCTCCGGCAAGAGCACGGCGCTGCGCTGCATCGACCGCTTCGAGAAAGTCGACGGCGGCGAGATCGTCGTCTGCGGCCACCGCGTCGACCGCCCCGACGTCGATTTGCGCGCACTGCGCCAGGACGTCGGCATCGTGTTCCAGAGCTACAATTTGTTTCCGCACCTCACGATCGAGCAGAACATCACGCTCGCGCCCTGCGCGGTGAAGGGCATGGCAACGGCCCAGGCCAGGGATCTCGCGCGAAAAGTGCTGGCGCAGGTCGGGCTCGAGGAGAAGCTGCACGCCTATCCCGAGCAGCTCTCCGGCGGCCAGCAGCAGCGCGCGGCGATCGCCCGCTCGCTGGCGATGCAGCCGAAGGTCATGCTGTTCGACGAGGTCACGTCCGCGCTCGATCCCGAGCTCACCGCCGAGGTGCTGAAGGTGATCGAGCAACTCGCGGCGGACGGCATGACCATGGTGATGGTCACCCACGAGATGGGCTTTGCCAAAGGCATCGCCGACCGGATTGTGTTCATGCATCGCGGCAAGGTCCACGAGACCGGACCCGCCTCGATCCTGACGTCGCCGACCACACCCGAACTCACACAATTCGTGGGGACGGGAAATCTAAAATCATAA